One Roseburia rectibacter DNA window includes the following coding sequences:
- a CDS encoding L-fucose/L-arabinose isomerase family protein — protein sequence MNNIPEVKVGIVAVSRDCFPESLSVNRREALVKAYTEKYSAADIYECPICIVESEIHMVQALEDIKKAGCNALCVYLGNFGPEISETLLAKHFEGPKMFVAAAEETQDNLIQGRGDAYCGMLNASYNLKLRNVHAYIPEYPVGDAADCADMIHDFLPIARTVIGLSELKIISFGPRPLNFLACNAPIQQLYNLGVEIEENSELDLFEAFNKHAGDERIPAVVADMEKELGAGNKKPEILAKLAQYELTLTDWVEEHRGYRKYVAIAGKCWPAFQTQFGFVPCYVNSRLTGRGIPVSCEVDIYGTLSEFIGTCVSQDAVTLLDINNSVPKDMYEESIKGKFDYKHTDTFMGFHCGNTCSKKLASCEMKYQMIMARSLPIEVTNGTLEGDIAPGDITFYRLQSTSDNKIRAYVAQGEVLPVATRSFGSIGVFAIPEMGRFYRHVLIEKNYPHHGAVAFGHYGKALFEVFKYLGVPMEDINYNQPASLPYPTENPFA from the coding sequence ATGAATAACATTCCAGAAGTAAAAGTTGGTATCGTGGCAGTCAGCCGTGACTGCTTCCCAGAGTCATTATCGGTAAACAGAAGAGAGGCATTAGTAAAGGCTTACACTGAAAAATACAGTGCAGCAGACATTTATGAGTGCCCGATCTGTATCGTGGAGAGCGAGATCCACATGGTACAGGCATTAGAGGACATTAAGAAAGCAGGATGTAATGCACTCTGCGTATATCTTGGCAACTTCGGACCAGAGATTTCCGAGACACTGCTTGCAAAACATTTCGAGGGACCAAAGATGTTTGTCGCAGCAGCAGAGGAGACACAGGATAACCTGATCCAGGGACGTGGAGATGCATACTGTGGTATGTTAAATGCAAGCTATAACTTAAAATTAAGAAATGTACATGCATACATCCCGGAGTATCCGGTCGGAGATGCTGCAGATTGTGCAGACATGATCCATGATTTTCTGCCGATCGCAAGAACTGTCATCGGATTATCAGAATTAAAGATCATTTCTTTCGGACCAAGACCATTAAACTTCCTTGCATGTAATGCACCGATCCAGCAGTTATATAATCTTGGCGTTGAAATTGAGGAAAATTCCGAACTGGATTTGTTTGAGGCATTTAATAAACATGCAGGAGATGAGCGTATCCCGGCAGTTGTTGCAGATATGGAAAAAGAACTGGGAGCTGGAAATAAAAAACCGGAGATCCTTGCTAAACTTGCACAGTATGAACTGACACTGACTGACTGGGTGGAAGAACACAGAGGTTACCGTAAATATGTTGCTATCGCCGGCAAATGCTGGCCAGCATTCCAGACACAGTTTGGATTTGTACCATGTTATGTAAACAGCCGTCTGACAGGACGTGGAATCCCGGTTTCCTGCGAGGTAGATATCTACGGAACATTGAGTGAGTTTATCGGAACCTGCGTGAGCCAGGATGCTGTTACTTTACTTGACATCAATAACTCTGTACCGAAAGATATGTATGAAGAGTCTATCAAAGGTAAATTTGATTATAAACATACTGACACCTTTATGGGATTCCATTGTGGAAATACATGCTCTAAGAAACTTGCAAGCTGTGAGATGAAATATCAGATGATCATGGCAAGAAGCCTTCCGATCGAGGTAACAAATGGAACCTTAGAGGGAGATATTGCACCTGGTGATATCACATTCTACCGTCTGCAGTCTACTTCCGACAACAAGATCCGTGCATATGTGGCACAGGGAGAGGTACTTCCGGTTGCAACACGTTCTTTTGGTTCCATCGGTGTATTTGCAATCCCTGAGATGGGAAGATTCTACCGTCATGTGCTGATCGAGAAAAATTATCCGCATCACGGTGCTGTTGCATTCGGACATTACGGAAAAGCGCTGTTTGAGGTATTTAAATATCTTGGAGTTCCAATGGAAGATATTAACTATAACCAGCCAGCATCCCTGCCATACCCGACAGAGAATCCATTTGCATAA
- a CDS encoding C40 family peptidase, producing the protein MEDFYIMKNRNKIVAFLLAGVLAAGHGSVVYADVSWDLCAVNEKRMRLEVPENEKKHTDSAENNGNADIEEHEIPQTTSEYADIGIASVLNYVNLRAEPSVESEALGKLYNNSAATVLETVTDEAGEEWYLVSSGSVENAYVKAEYVKVGDEDLARGVSTRYATVTTTTLFVRTEPGTESSVLTMLPEGEDVVVYDALDEYGWYRVSTEEGLGYVSGEYVTIRTEFRVAESKEEEKERLEREEAERQAAAAAAEAARKARAEEERKAAEAARKAQQEAVKTAAQQQSSEKTQQQSQNAQHAQKNDDTAQGSSDQGKNNSQSGGNTATKPQKVSNGQAVVNYAAQFVGNPYVYGGSSLTNGADCSGFVMSVYAAFGISLPHSSSALRSVGYGVSLDAIQPGDIVCYSGHVGIYAGNNTLLHASSPSSGIKYTSPVNYREILSIRRIF; encoded by the coding sequence ATGGAGGATTTCTACATAATGAAAAACAGAAACAAGATCGTAGCATTTTTACTGGCAGGAGTGCTTGCAGCGGGGCATGGAAGTGTGGTGTATGCAGATGTGTCATGGGATCTGTGCGCAGTGAATGAAAAACGCATGCGGCTGGAGGTACCGGAAAATGAAAAAAAACATACGGACAGTGCAGAAAATAATGGAAATGCAGACATTGAAGAGCATGAAATACCACAGACCACATCGGAATATGCCGACATCGGTATTGCGTCCGTGTTAAATTATGTGAATTTACGCGCAGAGCCGTCTGTGGAAAGCGAGGCACTCGGAAAACTTTATAATAACAGTGCAGCGACGGTGTTAGAGACGGTGACGGATGAGGCAGGAGAGGAATGGTATCTGGTCAGCTCCGGTTCGGTGGAAAATGCCTATGTGAAGGCGGAATATGTAAAAGTTGGAGATGAGGATCTGGCGCGAGGCGTCAGCACGCGCTATGCGACGGTAACAACAACGACGTTGTTTGTGCGCACCGAGCCGGGAACAGAGTCATCTGTGCTTACCATGCTGCCGGAGGGTGAGGACGTGGTCGTCTATGATGCGTTGGATGAGTACGGATGGTACCGTGTGTCGACGGAGGAAGGATTGGGATACGTTTCGGGAGAGTATGTGACGATCCGGACAGAATTTCGTGTGGCAGAGTCGAAGGAGGAAGAAAAAGAGAGATTAGAGCGCGAGGAAGCGGAGCGCCAGGCGGCAGCGGCTGCGGCGGAAGCGGCAAGGAAGGCGCGTGCGGAGGAAGAAAGAAAGGCAGCAGAGGCAGCAAGAAAGGCACAGCAGGAAGCGGTAAAAACAGCAGCACAGCAGCAAAGTTCAGAAAAAACACAGCAGCAGTCACAAAATGCGCAACATGCGCAAAAAAACGATGATACTGCACAGGGAAGCAGTGATCAGGGAAAAAATAACAGTCAGTCAGGCGGTAATACAGCTACAAAGCCACAAAAAGTTTCCAATGGACAGGCGGTTGTTAATTATGCGGCACAGTTTGTAGGTAACCCATATGTCTACGGTGGCAGTAGTCTGACGAACGGAGCAGACTGTTCCGGGTTTGTGATGAGCGTATATGCAGCATTTGGAATCAGTCTTCCACATTCTTCAAGTGCACTGCGCAGTGTCGGATACGGTGTCAGCCTGGATGCGATACAGCCGGGGGATATTGTATGTTACAGCGGACATGTGGGAATTTATGCCGGAAATAACACATTGCTTCATGCAAGTTCTCCAAGTTCGGGAATCAAATACACGTCGCCTGTCAATTATCGTGAAATTTTGTCGATAAGAAGGATCTTTTAA
- a CDS encoding HPr family phosphocarrier protein — protein sequence MVERKIKLSDTEEVKDFVKAAGKCDFEIDVCYSRAVIDAKSLLGMLYLGVCKELTIKYGGRDARFEQVVGKYAIA from the coding sequence ATGGTTGAAAGAAAAATCAAATTATCTGACACGGAGGAAGTAAAGGATTTTGTAAAGGCTGCCGGAAAATGCGATTTTGAAATTGATGTATGTTACAGCAGAGCAGTAATTGATGCAAAATCTTTGCTTGGAATGCTTTATCTGGGTGTGTGCAAAGAGCTTACCATCAAATATGGCGGTAGAGATGCCCGCTTTGAGCAGGTCGTAGGAAAATACGCAATAGCTTAA
- a CDS encoding ATP-dependent DNA helicase, with the protein MSTKIEKNEKGVIKISVRDLVEFILREGDIDNRHGRGASAEAMLAGGRIHRKIQKRKGSNYHAEVPLKIAIEEDKYQLVIEGRADGILIESATEEITFADNFNHRTMPIDCKVTIDEIKGMYMKLDLLEDAIGVHRAQAMCYAYIYALQHDLSAISVQMTYCNLDTEDIRYFHYDYTFEELADWFEKLIDEYKKWADFQFAWKKLRQASIKPLQFPFPYRDGQRELVAGVYRTIKRKKNLFIQAPTGAGKTISTVFPAVKAVGEDLADKIFYLTAKTITGTVAREAFELLRKNGYQAKVLTITAKEKLCLCEEMECNPINCPYAKGHYDRVNDAVFSLLQKEDVITREVILEQAKEYNVCPFEMCLDTATWVDDIICDYNYVFDPNVYLKRFFADGTTGDYIFLVDEAHNLVERSREMYSAIIYKEDFLSAKKILKKYGQAKLVRELEKCNRVLLAYKRECEKYMIYESIGNLAFDFMNVASDLDEFLQKSSEFPERKDLSEFYLNLRNFLNIYELLDDHYVIYAEHEQDGRFKLKLYCVDPSKNLQERINKGNATIFFSATLLPVGYYKSLLSTETDNYAVYAKTAFREEQKLLLLGNDVSSKYTRRSVAEFERIASYIKRTVDAKKGNYMVFFPSYKMMEQVYDIFQDENQADPSCEIETLIQQPGMKEEERESFLQAFSEEVSEKRNGSLAAFCVMGGIFGEGIDLKNEQLIGAIVVGTGLPQISNEREILMGYFEKRLGAGFDYAYRYPGMNKVLQAAGRVIRTVEDVGVIELLDERFLQSEYRALFPREWEQQTICRVDTVEQYLKKFWNRS; encoded by the coding sequence ATGAGTACAAAGATTGAAAAGAATGAAAAAGGTGTCATAAAAATATCAGTTCGTGATCTGGTGGAATTTATTCTGCGGGAGGGGGACATTGATAATCGTCATGGACGGGGCGCTTCAGCAGAGGCGATGCTTGCAGGGGGAAGAATCCACAGGAAGATTCAAAAACGCAAGGGCAGTAATTATCATGCCGAGGTTCCACTTAAAATTGCAATAGAGGAAGACAAATATCAGCTTGTGATCGAGGGACGTGCGGATGGAATTTTAATTGAGAGTGCAACGGAGGAAATTACATTTGCAGACAATTTTAACCATAGGACGATGCCGATAGACTGCAAAGTCACGATTGATGAGATCAAGGGCATGTATATGAAACTTGATCTTTTAGAGGATGCGATCGGTGTGCACCGTGCGCAGGCAATGTGTTATGCTTATATCTATGCATTGCAGCACGATCTGTCTGCTATTTCAGTGCAGATGACGTATTGCAATTTAGATACGGAAGATATCCGGTATTTTCATTATGATTATACATTTGAGGAGCTTGCAGACTGGTTTGAGAAGCTGATAGATGAATACAAAAAATGGGCTGATTTTCAGTTTGCATGGAAAAAGCTGCGTCAGGCATCTATTAAACCACTGCAGTTTCCATTTCCTTACAGGGATGGGCAGAGGGAGCTGGTGGCTGGTGTATATCGTACGATAAAAAGAAAAAAGAATCTTTTTATCCAGGCACCGACCGGAGCCGGAAAGACGATATCAACGGTGTTTCCTGCAGTCAAGGCAGTGGGCGAGGATCTGGCAGATAAGATATTTTATCTGACGGCAAAAACAATCACGGGAACAGTAGCGAGAGAAGCGTTTGAACTTCTGCGCAAAAACGGATATCAGGCAAAGGTGCTTACGATCACGGCAAAGGAAAAACTGTGCCTGTGTGAAGAAATGGAGTGCAATCCCATTAACTGTCCTTATGCAAAAGGACATTATGACAGAGTAAATGATGCAGTTTTTTCTCTGCTGCAAAAAGAAGACGTGATCACGAGAGAAGTGATATTAGAGCAGGCAAAAGAATACAATGTCTGTCCGTTTGAAATGTGTCTTGATACGGCAACCTGGGTAGATGACATTATTTGTGATTATAATTATGTATTTGATCCCAATGTTTATTTAAAACGTTTTTTTGCAGATGGAACAACAGGGGATTATATTTTTCTGGTGGATGAGGCTCATAATCTGGTTGAGCGCAGCAGGGAAATGTACAGTGCCATTATATATAAGGAAGATTTTCTTTCGGCAAAAAAGATTTTAAAGAAATATGGTCAGGCAAAACTGGTACGGGAACTTGAAAAGTGTAACCGTGTATTACTGGCATATAAACGCGAATGTGAAAAATACATGATCTATGAATCAATTGGAAATCTTGCATTTGACTTCATGAATGTGGCATCAGATCTTGACGAATTTCTGCAGAAATCGTCGGAGTTTCCGGAACGGAAAGATCTGAGTGAGTTTTATTTAAATCTGCGTAACTTTTTGAATATTTATGAGTTATTGGATGACCATTATGTCATATATGCGGAACATGAGCAGGATGGGCGTTTTAAACTAAAATTATATTGTGTGGACCCATCCAAAAATCTTCAGGAGCGGATCAATAAGGGAAATGCGACGATTTTCTTTTCTGCGACACTGCTCCCGGTGGGATATTATAAGAGTCTGCTTTCGACAGAAACGGATAATTATGCAGTTTATGCGAAGACGGCATTCCGGGAAGAACAGAAACTGCTGTTGCTTGGAAATGATGTGAGCAGTAAGTATACAAGGCGGAGTGTAGCAGAGTTTGAACGGATCGCATCCTATATAAAGAGGACAGTCGATGCCAAAAAAGGAAATTACATGGTGTTTTTCCCTTCCTATAAAATGATGGAGCAGGTTTATGATATTTTCCAGGATGAAAATCAGGCAGATCCATCTTGTGAGATCGAAACATTGATCCAGCAGCCCGGAATGAAGGAAGAAGAGAGAGAATCTTTTTTGCAGGCTTTTTCAGAAGAAGTATCTGAAAAACGGAATGGATCGTTAGCTGCATTTTGCGTAATGGGAGGTATTTTCGGTGAGGGGATCGATCTGAAAAATGAACAGTTGATCGGTGCAATCGTTGTCGGTACAGGACTTCCACAGATCAGCAATGAGAGAGAAATCCTGATGGGATATTTTGAAAAAAGACTTGGCGCCGGTTTTGATTATGCTTATCGTTATCCTGGGATGAACAAGGTGCTTCAGGCAGCAGGAAGAGTGATAAGGACAGTGGAAGATGTCGGAGTCATTGAACTTTTAGATGAACGCTTTTTGCAGAGTGAGTATCGTGCACTGTTCCCAAGAGAATGGGAACAGCAGACAATATGCAGGGTAGATACAGTCGAACAGTATTTAAAAAAATTCTGGAACCGTTCCTAA
- a CDS encoding LysR family transcriptional regulator — protein sequence MDINYELYKVFYYVATSLSFSEASKQLFISQSAVSQSIKTLEKKLDQPLFIRSTKKVQLTPAGKVLLKHIEPAMNLIQRGESQLLDSGSLGLGQLHIGASDTICRYFLVPYLKQFHKKFPNVPIKVTNATSLSCVDLLDQGKVDLIVTNFPNSNLNHSYIQKTVCNFTDVFIANPAYFNLKQQEIPFEELKQYPILMLDRKSTTSQFLHNLFLQHQLELIPQIELSSNDLLIDLARIGLGIAFIPDYCLNRESKDLFIVKTKEKLPSRQMVAAINPTLPVSQSTEEFLNLLPTI from the coding sequence ATGGATATCAATTACGAATTATACAAAGTGTTTTATTATGTAGCAACATCTTTAAGCTTTTCTGAGGCAAGCAAACAGCTTTTTATTTCGCAGTCTGCTGTCAGCCAGTCGATCAAAACTCTTGAGAAAAAGTTAGATCAGCCGCTTTTCATCCGCAGTACCAAAAAGGTGCAGCTAACCCCTGCCGGAAAAGTTTTATTAAAACATATTGAACCTGCAATGAACTTAATCCAGCGCGGCGAGAGCCAGCTTTTAGATTCCGGCAGTCTTGGACTCGGTCAGCTTCATATTGGCGCAAGTGACACGATCTGTCGTTACTTTTTAGTTCCTTATTTAAAACAGTTCCACAAAAAATTCCCAAATGTACCGATCAAAGTTACGAATGCAACATCTTTAAGCTGTGTTGATCTCCTCGATCAGGGAAAAGTCGATCTGATCGTAACCAATTTTCCAAACTCGAATCTGAATCACTCTTATATTCAGAAAACCGTATGTAATTTTACTGACGTATTCATTGCGAATCCAGCATATTTTAATCTGAAACAGCAGGAGATCCCATTTGAAGAATTAAAACAATATCCAATTCTCATGCTCGACCGCAAGAGTACAACAAGTCAGTTTCTGCATAACCTGTTTTTACAGCATCAGCTTGAACTGATCCCGCAGATTGAACTTAGCAGTAACGATCTTTTAATCGACCTTGCACGCATCGGTCTTGGTATCGCTTTCATACCAGACTATTGTTTAAACCGTGAATCAAAAGATCTGTTCATCGTAAAAACAAAAGAAAAACTTCCATCAAGACAGATGGTTGCAGCTATCAATCCAACGCTTCCTGTTTCACAGTCTACAGAAGAGTTTTTAAATCTTTTGCCTACGATCTGA
- a CDS encoding phosphoribosylformylglycinamidine synthase: MSSVKRVYVEKKPEYAVRAKELQSEIKSYLGISGVTKVRELIRYDIENISGETYKKALVTVFSEPPVDDIYEEEFDLNGARTFSVEFLPGQFDQRADSAEQCVKLLNEEEEPIIRTAVTYAIEGSISDEEFAAIKKHCINPVDSRETGLEKPETLVQSFPEPEDVKIFDGFRGMPETELKALYDSLNLAMTFKDFLHIQNYFKNDENRDPSMTEIRVLDTYWSDHCRHTTFSTELKNVAFDDGYYCAPMKATYEDYLNTHKNLYAGRSDKFVCLMDLALMAMKRLKKEGKLQDQEESDEINACSIVVPVEVDGKTEEWLVNFKNETHNHPTEIEPFGGAATCLGGAIRDPLSGRTYVYQAMRVTGAADPTVPVSETISGKLPQKKLVREAAHGYSSYGNQIGLATGYVKEVYHPNYVAKRMEIGAVMGAAPRRAVQRLTSDPGDIIILLGGRTGRDGIGGATGSSKAHNTESTAVCGAEVQKGNPPTERKIQRLFRREEVAHIIKKCNDFGAGGVSVAIGELADGLRVQLDKVPKKYAGLDGTELAISESQERMAVVVSPSDVKTFLGYAAEENLEAVEVAVVTEEPRLVLEWRGKEIVNISRAFLDTNGAHQETNVAVDMPVPEDNYLNKISTPKVADAVAKNDMKAAWLAELADLNVCSQKGLVEMFDGSIGAGSVYMPFGGKYQLTETQSMVAKLPVANGKCDTVTMMAYGFDPYLASWSPYHGAIYAVLESLSRIVTAGGDYKKIRFTFQEYFRRMNEDPKRWSQPFAALLGAYNAQIGFGLPSIGGKDSMSGTFNDIDVPPTLVSFAVDVAKEQDIITPELKTAGNELLYFTIDKDEYDVPVYAQVMKLYDVIHTLIQKGAIVSAYALDGKGLAAALAKMAFGNKLGVTVDADVTTDTLFAPGFGNIVAEVPAGKTAEIYEALQNAGLSANVKRAGSVNGDAAFICGDMKLAIDEALNAWTGTLEKVFPTRATEDKEEVKTDLYHVDSVYVCKNKVAKPTVFIPVFPGTNCEYDSAKAFERAGADTIVKVFKNLNASDIRESVDEFTKAIDQAQIIMFPGGFSAGDEPEGSAKFFATAFRNAKMTEAVMKLLNERDGLALGICNGFQALIKLGLVPYGEIRPQAADSPTLTYNTIGRHISKMVYTKVVTDKSPWLAQAELGKVYCNPASHGEGRFVAPKEWLDKLFANGQVATQYVNEAGVPTMDEEWNVNGSYCSIEGITSPDGRVLGKMAHSERRDRSVAMNIYGEQDLKIFESGVAYFK; encoded by the coding sequence ATGAGCAGTGTAAAACGTGTATATGTTGAGAAGAAACCGGAATATGCAGTCCGGGCAAAAGAATTGCAGTCTGAAATCAAAAGTTATCTTGGAATCAGTGGTGTGACGAAGGTTCGTGAACTGATCCGTTATGATATTGAAAATATTTCCGGGGAAACTTATAAGAAAGCCCTGGTAACCGTTTTTTCTGAACCGCCGGTAGATGATATTTACGAGGAAGAATTTGATTTAAACGGAGCGAGAACATTTTCCGTAGAGTTCTTACCGGGACAGTTTGACCAGAGAGCAGATTCCGCAGAACAGTGCGTGAAATTATTAAATGAAGAGGAAGAGCCGATCATCCGCACCGCAGTGACTTATGCGATCGAGGGATCAATCAGTGACGAAGAGTTTGCAGCGATCAAAAAACACTGCATCAACCCGGTCGATTCAAGAGAGACAGGCTTAGAAAAACCTGAGACTTTAGTGCAGAGTTTCCCGGAGCCGGAGGATGTTAAGATCTTTGACGGTTTCCGCGGGATGCCGGAGACTGAGTTAAAGGCATTATATGATTCTTTGAATCTTGCGATGACATTCAAAGACTTTTTACATATCCAGAACTATTTTAAGAATGACGAAAACCGTGATCCATCCATGACAGAGATCCGCGTGCTTGATACCTACTGGTCAGATCACTGCCGTCATACTACATTCTCCACAGAGCTTAAAAATGTGGCATTTGATGATGGATATTACTGTGCACCGATGAAGGCGACTTATGAGGATTACTTAAATACTCATAAAAACCTGTATGCAGGACGCAGTGATAAGTTTGTATGCCTGATGGATCTTGCGTTAATGGCAATGAAACGTCTGAAAAAAGAAGGAAAATTACAGGATCAGGAAGAGTCCGATGAGATCAATGCATGTTCTATTGTTGTTCCAGTCGAAGTAGATGGAAAAACAGAAGAATGGCTTGTTAACTTTAAGAATGAGACACATAACCATCCAACAGAGATCGAGCCATTTGGTGGTGCTGCTACCTGTCTCGGTGGTGCGATCCGTGATCCGTTGTCAGGACGTACCTATGTATATCAGGCAATGCGTGTGACCGGTGCTGCAGATCCGACCGTTCCTGTTTCAGAGACGATTTCCGGAAAACTTCCGCAGAAAAAATTAGTGAGAGAGGCTGCACACGGATACAGTTCCTATGGTAACCAGATCGGTCTTGCAACCGGATATGTCAAAGAAGTTTATCATCCGAACTATGTTGCAAAACGTATGGAGATCGGTGCTGTTATGGGTGCTGCGCCAAGACGTGCCGTACAGAGACTGACTTCTGATCCGGGCGATATCATTATCTTACTTGGAGGAAGAACCGGACGTGATGGTATCGGTGGTGCCACAGGTTCTTCAAAAGCACACAATACAGAGTCCACAGCAGTCTGTGGTGCTGAAGTACAGAAAGGTAACCCGCCGACAGAACGTAAGATCCAGCGTTTATTCCGCCGCGAGGAAGTAGCACATATCATCAAAAAATGTAACGATTTCGGTGCGGGCGGTGTTTCTGTTGCAATCGGAGAACTTGCAGATGGACTTCGTGTACAGCTTGACAAAGTGCCGAAAAAATATGCAGGATTAGACGGAACTGAGCTTGCAATCTCCGAATCACAGGAGCGTATGGCAGTTGTGGTATCACCTTCTGATGTCAAGACTTTCTTAGGCTATGCAGCAGAGGAAAATTTAGAGGCTGTTGAAGTTGCTGTTGTTACCGAGGAGCCGAGACTTGTTTTAGAGTGGAGAGGAAAAGAGATCGTAAATATTTCCCGTGCATTCTTAGACACCAACGGTGCCCATCAGGAGACCAATGTTGCAGTTGATATGCCAGTACCGGAGGATAATTACTTAAATAAGATTTCTACACCAAAAGTTGCAGACGCTGTTGCAAAGAACGATATGAAAGCAGCATGGCTTGCAGAACTTGCTGACTTAAATGTCTGCTCACAGAAAGGTCTTGTGGAGATGTTTGACGGTTCCATCGGTGCAGGAAGTGTTTATATGCCGTTTGGTGGAAAATACCAGCTCACAGAGACACAGTCTATGGTAGCGAAACTTCCGGTAGCCAATGGAAAATGCGATACCGTAACCATGATGGCTTATGGTTTTGATCCATATTTAGCAAGCTGGAGTCCATATCACGGTGCAATCTATGCGGTGTTAGAATCTTTGTCGAGAATCGTGACTGCAGGTGGTGATTATAAGAAGATCCGTTTTACATTCCAGGAATATTTCCGCAGAATGAACGAAGATCCGAAGCGCTGGAGTCAGCCGTTTGCAGCACTTCTTGGAGCTTACAATGCACAGATCGGATTTGGACTTCCTTCCATCGGCGGAAAAGATTCCATGTCCGGAACGTTCAATGATATTGATGTACCGCCGACACTGGTTTCTTTTGCAGTGGATGTTGCAAAAGAGCAGGATATCATCACACCGGAGTTAAAAACCGCTGGAAATGAACTGTTATACTTTACGATCGATAAAGATGAATATGATGTGCCGGTTTATGCACAGGTTATGAAACTTTATGATGTGATCCACACACTGATCCAGAAAGGTGCTATTGTTTCTGCATATGCACTTGACGGAAAAGGTCTTGCAGCAGCACTGGCAAAGATGGCATTTGGTAATAAACTTGGCGTAACTGTGGATGCAGATGTGACGACAGATACACTGTTTGCTCCGGGTTTTGGTAACATCGTAGCAGAGGTTCCTGCAGGTAAGACAGCAGAAATCTACGAGGCACTGCAGAATGCAGGTTTATCTGCAAATGTAAAGAGAGCAGGTTCTGTCAACGGGGATGCAGCATTTATCTGTGGCGATATGAAACTTGCGATCGATGAGGCATTAAATGCATGGACAGGCACTTTGGAAAAAGTATTCCCAACCCGTGCAACTGAGGATAAAGAAGAAGTAAAAACAGATCTCTACCATGTAGATTCTGTTTATGTATGCAAAAATAAAGTGGCAAAACCAACCGTATTTATTCCGGTATTTCCGGGAACAAACTGCGAGTACGACAGTGCAAAAGCCTTTGAGCGTGCGGGTGCGGATACGATCGTTAAGGTATTTAAGAACCTAAATGCAAGCGATATCCGTGAGTCCGTAGACGAATTTACAAAGGCAATCGATCAGGCACAGATCATCATGTTCCCGGGTGGATTCTCCGCCGGTGATGAACCGGAAGGATCTGCAAAATTCTTTGCAACTGCATTCCGCAATGCAAAGATGACAGAGGCTGTTATGAAACTCTTAAATGAGAGGGATGGTTTAGCTCTTGGTATCTGTAACGGATTCCAGGCACTGATCAAATTAGGACTGGTACCTTACGGTGAGATCCGCCCACAGGCAGCAGATTCCCCGACACTGACCTACAATACGATCGGACGTCATATCAGTAAAATGGTATATACAAAAGTTGTTACAGACAAGTCCCCGTGGTTAGCACAGGCGGAACTTGGAAAAGTATACTGCAACCCGGCATCCCACGGAGAGGGACGTTTTGTTGCACCAAAAGAATGGTTAGATAAACTGTTTGCAAACGGTCAGGTTGCAACCCAGTATGTCAATGAAGCAGGTGTTCCGACCATGGATGAAGAGTGGAATGTCAACGGTTCTTACTGTTCCATCGAGGGTATCACAAGTCCGGATGGACGTGTGCTTGGTAAAATGGCTCATTCTGAGAGACGTGACAGAAGTGTTGCAATGAACATTTACGGAGAGCAGGATCTTAAAATCTTTGAGTCCGGTGTAGCATATTTTAAATAA
- a CDS encoding Fic family protein, producing MRRNQEKQQSKTLLDILREEKTDKYQGGIYHKTQIDLTYNSNHMEGSRLTHDQTRYIFETNTIGVENEVLNVDDVIETANHFRCIDMIIDDACMVLTEKLLKLLHLTLKNGTSDSRKDWFAVGDYKKMPNEVGGMKTTLPEQVSGKIKKLLAEYNAKEEKSLEDILDFHVKFERIYPFQDGNGRVGRLIMFKECLKYNIVPFIIEDDLKMFYYRGLKEWDNEKGYLTDTCLTAQDRYKAYLDYFRIDY from the coding sequence GTGCGAAGAAATCAGGAAAAACAGCAGTCCAAAACACTGTTAGATATTCTGAGAGAAGAAAAAACAGATAAGTATCAAGGCGGTATCTATCATAAAACACAGATCGATTTAACCTATAATTCAAATCATATGGAAGGAAGCCGTCTGACGCACGATCAGACAAGATATATTTTTGAAACCAATACCATCGGTGTTGAAAATGAAGTTCTTAACGTGGATGACGTGATTGAAACTGCAAACCATTTTCGGTGCATTGATATGATAATTGATGATGCCTGTATGGTATTGACAGAGAAATTGTTAAAGCTGCTCCATCTGACTTTAAAAAATGGAACCAGTGATTCCAGAAAAGACTGGTTTGCTGTTGGAGATTATAAAAAGATGCCAAATGAGGTCGGGGGTATGAAGACTACATTACCGGAGCAGGTATCCGGTAAGATAAAAAAATTGCTGGCAGAATATAATGCGAAAGAAGAAAAGTCTTTGGAAGATATTTTGGATTTTCATGTGAAGTTTGAAAGAATTTATCCGTTTCAGGATGGCAACGGACGTGTCGGCAGACTGATCATGTTTAAAGAGTGTCTGAAATATAATATTGTTCCATTTATTATCGAAGATGATTTAAAAATGTTCTACTATCGGGGGCTGAAAGAATGGGACAATGAAAAAGGATATCTGACAGATACCTGTCTTACGGCACAGGACAGATATAAAGCGTATCTTGATTATTTCCGAATTGATTATTGA